The Pirellulimonas nuda genome includes a region encoding these proteins:
- a CDS encoding glycoside hydrolase family protein, with product MILPRMLVGHLTAVVCLSGIATIESRAEAPPSMGFATAPAGAFDIEHAPAPLFRDPMFDGAADPSIVFNPEDGSWLIYYTQRRAGLICPGVAWCYGTKIGIAKSTDQGRNWKYVGAARGLDRGTDIDTFWAPHVFLHEGVYHMFVTYIANVSEDWSGRPYLLHYTSPDGLSWTLADDVDTGSDNMIDAAVVRLPDKRWLLVFRDDTVGVKTAKCVSEDLRTWRRLDDVTGDKPHEGPVMLVWKDKYWLLTDDWQGLGVYVSDDGIHYQRNTTILSGTGVRRDDFGDGKHPGVMTVGDRAFVVYFTHPGRKPGVAEWEADNVASFDFKRSSLQVAELGVDDQGRLTCDRDKFAQRP from the coding sequence ATGATTCTCCCACGAATGCTAGTCGGGCATCTAACGGCCGTCGTTTGCCTGTCGGGCATCGCGACCATCGAGTCGAGGGCCGAAGCCCCCCCCTCGATGGGCTTCGCCACGGCGCCGGCCGGGGCGTTCGATATCGAGCACGCCCCGGCGCCGCTGTTCCGCGACCCCATGTTCGACGGCGCTGCCGACCCGTCGATCGTGTTCAACCCGGAGGACGGCAGCTGGCTCATCTACTACACCCAGCGCCGCGCGGGGTTGATCTGCCCGGGGGTGGCGTGGTGCTACGGCACCAAGATCGGCATCGCGAAGTCGACCGATCAAGGCCGGAACTGGAAGTACGTCGGCGCAGCGCGGGGCCTCGACAGGGGGACGGACATCGACACCTTCTGGGCGCCGCATGTGTTTCTCCACGAAGGGGTCTATCACATGTTCGTGACCTACATCGCGAATGTCAGCGAGGACTGGAGCGGCCGGCCCTACTTGTTGCACTACACCAGCCCGGACGGGTTGTCGTGGACGTTGGCCGACGACGTCGACACCGGCTCCGACAACATGATCGACGCCGCGGTGGTTCGCCTCCCCGACAAGCGATGGCTGCTCGTCTTCCGCGACGACACGGTGGGCGTGAAAACCGCGAAGTGCGTTAGCGAAGACCTGCGGACCTGGCGGCGGCTCGACGACGTCACCGGCGACAAGCCGCACGAGGGGCCCGTAATGCTGGTCTGGAAAGACAAGTACTGGCTGCTGACCGACGACTGGCAGGGGTTGGGCGTTTACGTGTCGGACGACGGCATCCACTACCAGCGAAACACCACCATCCTCAGCGGCACGGGGGTGCGTCGCGACGACTTCGGAGACGGCAAGCACCCCGGCGTAATGACCGTCGGCGACCGGGCCTTCGTCGTCTACTTCACCCACCCGGGCCGCAAGCCGGGCGTGGCCGAGTGGGAGGCAGACAATGTCGCCTCCTTCGACTTCAAACGCTCGAGCCTGCAAGTCGCGGAGCTGGGCGTCGACGACCAAGGGCGGCTGACTTGCGACCGCGACAAATTCGCGCAGCGGCCGTAG
- a CDS encoding DUF1501 domain-containing protein: MPNLCNSGQSSFLSRRDMLRGAGMGLGALALADLMGGGASASTVANPARAKPTRTAPKAKSIIWLFQEGGPSAFDLFDPKPMLTRRAGQQLPGVDPFFGSPGPLMKSPYKFAQYGESGAWVSDVMPEITACVDDIAFIKSMHCESNSHAPAMYQMNTGYARPGFPSAGAWVTYGLGSENTDLPGFVVLPKQVGSKGGALNWGAGFLPSAFQGTTFRGGDQPILNLRRPADLSDAQQRAQLDLALRLNQQHLEAHPAERDLEARIASFELAYRMQFEAARAVDLSEETTATKQMYGMEEEPTRDYGQKLLLARRLVERGVRFVQAYPADHWDAHDNLKKNHDELARMTDKPVAALLKDLKQRGLLETTLVVWGGEFGRLPVSQKGVGRDHNPYGFLVWMAGGGVLGGTSVGETDDFGYHVAQHPVSVPDLHATVLHLMGIQHERLTYHHSGRNFRLTDVSGEVITPILA, encoded by the coding sequence ATGCCCAACCTCTGCAACTCTGGCCAATCTTCGTTCCTATCGCGGCGCGACATGCTGCGCGGCGCCGGCATGGGGCTGGGGGCGCTCGCGCTGGCCGACTTGATGGGGGGAGGGGCGTCTGCTTCGACCGTCGCTAACCCCGCTCGGGCCAAGCCGACCCGCACCGCTCCCAAGGCGAAGTCGATCATCTGGCTCTTCCAGGAAGGGGGGCCGAGCGCGTTCGACCTGTTCGACCCCAAGCCCATGCTCACTCGCCGCGCCGGCCAGCAACTGCCGGGGGTCGATCCCTTCTTCGGCAGCCCCGGGCCGCTGATGAAGTCGCCCTACAAGTTCGCGCAGTACGGAGAATCGGGGGCGTGGGTCTCCGACGTGATGCCGGAGATCACGGCTTGCGTCGATGACATTGCGTTTATTAAGAGCATGCACTGTGAGTCGAACAGCCACGCCCCGGCGATGTACCAGATGAACACCGGGTACGCCCGTCCCGGGTTCCCGAGCGCGGGCGCCTGGGTCACCTACGGGCTGGGCTCGGAGAACACAGACCTGCCCGGCTTTGTGGTACTACCCAAGCAAGTTGGCTCGAAGGGGGGCGCGCTGAACTGGGGCGCCGGGTTCCTCCCGAGCGCGTTTCAGGGGACTACCTTCCGGGGCGGGGACCAACCAATCCTTAACCTCCGCCGCCCCGCCGATCTTTCCGACGCTCAGCAACGCGCCCAACTCGATTTGGCGCTGCGGCTCAACCAGCAGCACCTGGAAGCCCACCCGGCGGAGCGCGACCTCGAGGCCCGCATCGCCAGCTTCGAGCTGGCGTACCGTATGCAGTTCGAGGCGGCCCGCGCCGTTGATCTGAGCGAGGAGACCACGGCCACCAAGCAGATGTACGGTATGGAAGAAGAACCGACCCGCGACTACGGCCAGAAGCTGCTGCTGGCCCGCCGGCTGGTGGAGCGTGGCGTGCGGTTCGTGCAGGCCTACCCTGCGGACCACTGGGACGCCCACGACAATCTCAAAAAGAACCACGACGAGCTGGCGCGGATGACGGACAAGCCGGTCGCGGCGCTGCTGAAGGACCTCAAGCAGCGAGGCCTACTCGAAACAACGCTGGTGGTTTGGGGGGGAGAGTTCGGCCGGCTGCCCGTTTCTCAAAAAGGGGTCGGTCGCGACCACAACCCGTACGGGTTCCTGGTCTGGATGGCCGGCGGCGGCGTCCTTGGGGGGACCAGCGTGGGGGAGACCGACGACTTCGGCTACCACGTCGCCCAGCACCCGGTCAGCGTCCCCGACCTGCACGCCACGGTCTTACACCTGATGGGGATCCAGCACGAACGCCTGACCTACCACCACAGCGGACGCAATTTCCGCCTGACCGACGTGTCAGGCGAGGTCATCACGCCGATCCTGGCGTAG
- a CDS encoding DUF1549 and DUF1553 domain-containing protein has product MPMLRSAAVFVLLPAALLRGADDAKHWAFEPLRDPAPPITSGDAWSRTEVDRFLRARQLAAGLTPNPEADRRTLIRRATYDLHGLPPTPKEVEAFVSDPATDAYDRLIDRLLASPRYGERWGRHWLDLARYGDSMGYRYDDDTPGAYHYRDFVIRALNADMPYDRFVGWQIAGDELAPGDPDALAATGLAAVGPKERIEGTKTNRLITRYDELDDIVSTVGSGMLGLTVGCARCHDHKNDPVTQAEYYGLVGVFLSGARGERELTDRDAAKQLATWRTRSAELDHALAEWVEMSGPEAARLVAEQRRLIEQESLALLEQIRPKGPAGKSLTEARLRQIMINRGDKLLSKQAQRRYLEIDALLGGGRALLVSLAGPLRDAAPVAMRERLDGLLAEHRGVIAAQPPAPPKALVYVDQSAQPTPSPLMARGSIENPEAPVPTNAFLHALTGTQFVSLQRPAEAKTTHQRAALAHWMTDVDAGGGALLARVMANRLWHYHFGEGLVRTPSDFGIAGDTPAAPELLDWLAGELVRRHWSLKAMHRLIMQSAVYRQTGQQSPEAARSDPENRLWSRKPAVRLESEALRDAMLLIVGKLNDEMYGPPVRLPIPKVMQLSMVAKPYPSTATESLQLYRRTVYAFVKRTVPNPLTQTFDGADPSASCGCRIQTTVAPQALLLMNNEFVRDCGARLAERVVNEVGADPTAQLDRAYELALNRPPTVDERAECLAFLEQQAGLREGKQQAALADMCQLLFALNEFHYID; this is encoded by the coding sequence ATGCCCATGCTTCGATCGGCTGCCGTTTTCGTGCTGCTGCCCGCAGCTCTCTTGCGGGGCGCAGACGACGCCAAGCATTGGGCGTTTGAGCCCCTTCGCGACCCTGCGCCGCCGATCACCTCGGGAGACGCTTGGTCGCGGACGGAAGTCGACCGCTTCCTCCGCGCCCGCCAGCTGGCGGCGGGGCTGACGCCCAACCCCGAGGCCGATCGCCGCACGCTGATCCGCCGCGCAACCTACGACCTGCACGGGCTGCCTCCTACGCCCAAAGAGGTCGAGGCGTTCGTCTCCGACCCGGCGACCGACGCCTACGACCGGCTCATCGATCGCTTGCTCGCTAGCCCGCGATACGGCGAGCGGTGGGGTCGGCACTGGCTCGACCTCGCCCGCTACGGCGACAGCATGGGCTACCGCTACGACGACGACACACCCGGCGCTTACCACTACCGCGACTTCGTGATCCGCGCCCTCAACGCCGACATGCCCTACGACCGGTTCGTCGGCTGGCAGATCGCCGGCGACGAGCTGGCGCCGGGCGACCCCGACGCGCTGGCAGCCACGGGCCTGGCCGCGGTTGGCCCCAAGGAACGCATCGAGGGGACCAAGACCAACCGCCTCATCACGCGCTACGACGAGCTAGACGACATTGTCTCGACCGTCGGCTCGGGGATGCTCGGCCTGACCGTCGGCTGCGCCCGCTGCCACGACCACAAGAACGACCCGGTCACGCAGGCGGAGTACTACGGCCTGGTTGGCGTCTTCCTGAGCGGCGCGCGGGGCGAAAGAGAGCTGACAGACCGCGACGCAGCAAAGCAGCTCGCCACTTGGCGGACACGCAGCGCGGAGCTGGACCACGCGCTGGCCGAGTGGGTGGAAATGAGTGGCCCCGAAGCGGCCCGGCTCGTCGCCGAGCAGCGGAGGTTAATCGAGCAGGAGTCGCTCGCGCTGCTGGAACAGATTCGGCCGAAGGGGCCGGCAGGCAAGAGTCTGACCGAGGCGCGTCTCCGCCAGATCATGATCAACCGCGGCGACAAGCTGCTCAGCAAGCAGGCCCAGCGGCGGTATTTGGAGATCGACGCTTTGCTGGGCGGAGGGCGGGCGCTGCTTGTGAGCCTGGCCGGCCCGCTCCGCGACGCGGCGCCCGTTGCAATGCGTGAGCGGCTCGACGGGCTGCTGGCCGAACACCGGGGGGTGATTGCCGCACAGCCCCCGGCCCCGCCGAAGGCGTTGGTGTACGTCGATCAGTCTGCCCAGCCGACCCCGAGCCCGCTGATGGCGCGCGGCAGCATCGAGAACCCCGAGGCGCCGGTCCCGACAAACGCCTTCCTGCACGCCCTTACCGGCACGCAGTTCGTATCGTTGCAGCGACCCGCCGAGGCGAAGACCACCCACCAGCGTGCCGCACTCGCGCACTGGATGACCGACGTCGATGCGGGCGGCGGCGCGTTGCTGGCCCGCGTGATGGCCAACCGGCTGTGGCACTACCATTTCGGCGAGGGACTGGTGCGCACCCCGAGCGACTTCGGCATCGCTGGCGATACGCCCGCTGCGCCCGAGCTGCTCGACTGGCTCGCCGGCGAGCTGGTCCGACGGCACTGGTCGCTCAAGGCGATGCACCGGCTCATCATGCAGAGCGCGGTCTACCGCCAGACCGGCCAACAATCGCCCGAGGCCGCCCGATCTGACCCCGAGAACCGCCTCTGGAGCCGCAAGCCCGCGGTGCGGCTGGAGTCCGAGGCGCTCCGCGACGCCATGCTGCTCATCGTGGGCAAGCTGAACGACGAGATGTACGGCCCCCCCGTCCGGCTGCCGATCCCCAAGGTAATGCAGCTCTCGATGGTCGCCAAACCCTACCCCAGCACGGCGACCGAGAGCCTGCAGCTCTACCGCCGCACGGTCTACGCGTTCGTGAAACGGACCGTCCCCAACCCGCTGACGCAAACCTTCGACGGCGCCGACCCCAGCGCGAGCTGCGGCTGCCGCATTCAGACCACCGTGGCGCCCCAGGCGCTGTTGCTGATGAACAACGAGTTCGTCCGCGACTGCGGCGCCCGACTCGCCGAGCGCGTGGTAAACGAAGTGGGCGCAGACCCGACAGCACAGCTCGACCGCGCCTACGAGCTAGCCCTCAACCGCCCACCGACCGTGGATGAGCGGGCCGAGTGCTTGGCGTTCCTCGAGCAACAGGCCGGTTTGCGGGAGGGAAAGCAGCAGGCGGCGCTGGCAGATATGTGTCAATTGCTGTTCGCGCTGAACGAGTTTCACTACATCGACTAG
- a CDS encoding mucoidy inhibitor MuiA family protein, with protein MTRTLTLTLLLLYAFAPNCATAQDDEKVDADRLTDGDVTEVTVYQGQALVTRSVTLPGDQTGLQEVVVTNLPALILPESLYAEPGEGLEIRSVRYRTRPVEQDVRAEVRELDEQLQELRDELSAVEREQKLLADRTKYLNSLEGFTAGTAKNELEHGVLNAETLTSLTELIFSRREQVAAEELELAKSQRGLNEEINLATRKRQNITSGSATTVREAVVFVDAQEAGASLRLRYLVAGAGWSPSYNLRAGADRKQVTVEYNAQVQQMSGEDWTDVAMTLSTATPSLVAEPPKLDPLAIRLGDSPASGGPKVAVGAEEYSRLKRQLDASRDRLSDVRNRLGELNAAVEQAAEPSTAASDGFEAPAFAADLDLPFRQGSFDRSVPQLAQSYGGMAGGAGGNGQGPGQQAAGRPLDRFGYGANGDAGLNYFANESQILDFNARGIVGKAQGSSSVSQPPAEGVSVSYKLAGRTSLPSRSDRQLIQIARLPLQGDFYRLATPVLTGYVYEEAKLTNTGDVVLLAGPASTFLGDEFVGRGAVPTVAAGESFTVGLGIDASLRAGRELVSKEETIQGGNRIVDFVYRLSVENFAGEAAEVRLVDRIPTVAEDDIKITLVDPGKKLADYPDQAAERKLGLLRWDLEAPAGSTGADSAAVEYTLRVEYDKELSIVGMPAKR; from the coding sequence ATGACGCGAACCCTCACGCTGACCCTGCTGCTGCTCTACGCGTTCGCGCCGAATTGTGCGACCGCCCAGGACGACGAAAAAGTCGACGCCGACCGCCTCACCGACGGAGACGTGACCGAGGTCACCGTCTACCAGGGGCAGGCGCTGGTCACGCGCTCGGTGACGCTGCCGGGGGACCAGACAGGGCTGCAGGAGGTGGTGGTGACCAACCTGCCGGCGTTGATCCTGCCCGAAAGCCTGTACGCCGAGCCGGGCGAGGGCCTGGAGATCCGCTCGGTCCGCTACCGCACCCGGCCAGTGGAGCAGGACGTGCGTGCGGAGGTCCGCGAGCTGGACGAGCAGCTCCAGGAGCTGCGGGACGAGCTCTCGGCGGTCGAGCGGGAGCAGAAGCTGCTGGCCGATCGCACCAAGTACCTGAACAGCCTCGAGGGCTTCACGGCTGGGACCGCCAAGAACGAGCTGGAGCACGGCGTGCTGAACGCCGAGACGCTGACCAGCCTGACCGAGCTGATCTTCTCGCGGCGAGAGCAGGTAGCGGCCGAAGAGTTGGAGCTCGCCAAGTCGCAACGGGGGCTGAACGAAGAGATCAACCTGGCGACCCGCAAACGCCAGAACATCACCAGCGGCTCCGCGACCACGGTCCGCGAGGCGGTGGTGTTTGTCGACGCCCAGGAGGCGGGCGCCTCGCTGCGGCTGCGTTACTTGGTGGCGGGCGCCGGCTGGAGCCCGTCCTACAACCTGCGGGCGGGGGCCGACCGCAAGCAGGTGACGGTGGAGTACAACGCCCAGGTGCAGCAGATGAGCGGCGAGGACTGGACCGACGTCGCGATGACCCTGTCGACCGCCACGCCGTCGCTGGTTGCCGAGCCCCCCAAGCTCGACCCGCTGGCGATCCGCCTGGGAGACAGCCCCGCGAGCGGCGGCCCAAAGGTCGCCGTTGGCGCCGAGGAATACAGCCGCCTCAAGCGGCAGCTCGACGCGAGCCGCGACAGGCTGTCCGATGTTCGCAACCGGCTGGGCGAGTTGAACGCCGCGGTGGAGCAGGCGGCGGAGCCGTCGACAGCGGCGTCGGATGGGTTTGAGGCGCCTGCCTTTGCTGCCGACCTTGATTTGCCGTTTCGACAAGGCTCATTCGACAGGTCTGTCCCACAGCTCGCGCAGTCGTACGGCGGTATGGCTGGGGGCGCCGGCGGCAACGGACAAGGCCCTGGCCAGCAAGCCGCTGGCCGTCCGTTAGACCGATTCGGGTACGGCGCCAACGGCGACGCCGGCCTCAACTACTTCGCCAACGAGTCGCAGATCCTCGACTTCAACGCCCGGGGCATTGTTGGCAAAGCCCAGGGCAGCAGCAGCGTCTCGCAGCCTCCCGCCGAAGGGGTGAGCGTCAGCTACAAGCTAGCGGGACGCACTTCGCTCCCCAGCCGCAGCGACCGGCAGCTGATCCAAATCGCCCGGCTGCCCCTCCAGGGGGACTTCTACCGCCTGGCGACGCCAGTGCTTACCGGCTACGTCTATGAAGAAGCCAAGCTCACCAACACGGGCGACGTGGTGCTGCTTGCCGGCCCCGCCTCGACCTTTTTGGGAGACGAGTTCGTGGGCCGCGGCGCGGTGCCGACCGTGGCCGCGGGAGAGTCGTTCACCGTGGGGCTGGGGATCGACGCCTCGCTCCGCGCCGGCCGCGAGCTGGTGAGCAAGGAAGAAACCATCCAGGGGGGGAACCGGATCGTCGACTTCGTTTACCGCCTCTCCGTCGAAAACTTTGCCGGCGAGGCCGCGGAAGTGCGGCTGGTCGACCGCATCCCCACCGTCGCAGAAGACGACATCAAGATCACCCTGGTCGACCCCGGCAAGAAGCTGGCCGACTACCCCGACCAAGCCGCCGAGCGCAAGCTGGGCCTGCTGCGGTGGGACCTCGAAGCCCCGGCCGGCTCAACCGGCGCCGACAGCGCCGCGGTGGAGTACACGCTGCGGGTGGAGTACGACAAGGAGCTGTCGATCGTCGGGATGCCCGCCAAACGCTAG
- a CDS encoding plasmid pRiA4b ORF-3 family protein, translated as MPRKTRTKEPFHPPQAKRRGQLILPLRLPGRHRETLLTYPSLDPRLARRLMVEGEGLHTTGITRDELEHLYELSYEIATNPEEEERGVPDQWRARPSGVLSAVINTLEDLISLSDAQERGDRAAVSKLDAEWEREKIYQFTIMLRGDFPTIWRRIQVKDCTLGKLAEFFAEAIFRCHLSGHQIEVDGQTYVEDCRFDSWGYDLRFYQGYRDESQVKIGQLVRLSPHAKEWFFSPGPFRTARHDVWFGGTTTIDRRAVYPRCVAGELDAPHGRYEDIGAHAEFMRVWRLPIEQRPSNWRCPPDYDPEKFSKERVSYALRRSSVGYSRWRMASGQYRRR; from the coding sequence ATGCCACGCAAGACCCGCACGAAGGAACCTTTCCACCCTCCCCAGGCGAAGAGGCGCGGTCAGCTGATCCTCCCGCTGCGTCTACCGGGCCGGCACAGGGAGACCCTCCTAACTTACCCGTCCCTCGACCCCCGCCTCGCTCGCCGCCTGATGGTGGAAGGAGAGGGTCTGCACACGACGGGCATCACCCGCGATGAACTCGAGCATCTTTATGAACTGTCGTATGAGATCGCCACTAACCCGGAGGAGGAGGAGCGTGGAGTCCCCGATCAATGGCGGGCGAGGCCCTCAGGCGTCCTGTCCGCGGTCATCAACACGTTGGAGGATCTGATCTCGCTCAGTGATGCGCAAGAACGTGGAGACCGGGCGGCTGTCTCGAAGTTGGACGCCGAGTGGGAGCGGGAAAAAATCTACCAGTTCACGATCATGTTGCGGGGCGATTTCCCTACGATCTGGCGCCGGATCCAGGTGAAGGATTGCACCCTGGGGAAGCTCGCCGAGTTCTTCGCGGAGGCGATCTTCCGTTGTCACCTATCCGGCCATCAGATCGAGGTCGATGGCCAAACCTACGTAGAGGATTGTCGGTTTGATAGCTGGGGCTACGACCTGCGTTTCTACCAGGGCTATCGGGACGAGTCGCAGGTAAAGATTGGCCAGCTCGTCCGGCTCTCGCCCCACGCTAAGGAATGGTTCTTTTCGCCGGGGCCCTTCCGTACGGCACGCCATGATGTGTGGTTCGGGGGGACAACCACCATTGACCGGAGGGCGGTCTACCCCCGGTGTGTGGCCGGTGAACTCGACGCTCCCCATGGGCGCTACGAGGACATCGGCGCCCATGCCGAGTTCATGAGGGTTTGGCGTCTCCCCATCGAACAGCGGCCCTCAAACTGGCGCTGCCCGCCCGATTACGACCCCGAGAAGTTCAGCAAGGAGCGGGTGAGCTACGCGCTAAGACGCTCGTCGGTGGGTTACAGCCGCTGGAGAATGGCGTCCGGCCAATACCGCCGTCGCTGA
- a CDS encoding DNA polymerase, with amino-acid sequence MLEVSLSPQHDPVSFSPWKPSLGKALGDVIALDTETTLIDDVRHWEAPELVLAAATDGQRGYFLTPKTLGSFLRDHRGCQFVMHNAAFDLAVIHKVAPQLDIYRLVERGQVWDTMLQHKLLKLGREGHAANGKGLSTLATCCQEYLGLTLDKDAADASGDAVRLNFGQYLHRPAGEIPRQYLEYLARDTLATLAVHQELRRRTDTLLNSAADQWGYVDAQWLADAQQRYGPLTHHLQLKASIVLREITANGLHIDAVGRRNLKDALGSRQAELRERLRKQGYLAGEPKCNKALQGILRDIQRRHPELSLERTEKKQEFRASKDALEQLRGIEPFVDDLLGFKQCEKLLGSFVDKLFREDVHPSFQPLLTTGRTSSFGELNAQNLPRDPRVRSCFTPHPGNVFIDADYSTIELGTLALAVEAQFGETSEMKRLINAGVDLHRTMAATFYGKPAEQVSGEERGKAKAINFGVPGGMGARGLRGYAAASFGASLTEEEADAMREDWFEQFPEMKTFLAREDHAIRCMAEKLGLSWGAYNEALGRQPRRPIDGSDPYRPEPTVSRMLLKAIKVPEPAKGNGEPYSEQACDYLWSRLQSGIDHLPAKFHQDVRLRRPSPQLQKAVMHAFDRLGVFTLTGRLRANSNFTARHNTIFQGLAADGAKQALWRLWRAGYRIANFIHDEIIVEVPEDSNLAWHEAIVRTQMIDAMSEVVPGVRIGVESAVSTCWHKEAKPILDAQGRRVAWSPPTEEAA; translated from the coding sequence ATGCTTGAAGTCAGCCTATCCCCCCAGCACGACCCAGTTTCCTTCTCGCCGTGGAAGCCCTCTCTGGGCAAGGCGCTCGGCGATGTAATCGCCCTCGACACCGAAACAACGCTCATCGACGACGTGCGGCACTGGGAGGCGCCCGAGCTGGTGCTGGCCGCCGCCACGGACGGGCAGCGGGGGTACTTCCTCACCCCTAAGACGCTTGGCTCTTTCCTGCGGGACCACCGCGGCTGCCAGTTCGTGATGCACAACGCCGCGTTCGACTTGGCGGTGATCCACAAGGTTGCCCCCCAGCTCGACATCTACCGCTTGGTCGAACGTGGGCAGGTCTGGGACACCATGCTCCAGCACAAGCTGCTGAAGCTGGGCAGGGAGGGGCACGCCGCCAACGGCAAGGGGCTATCAACGCTCGCGACGTGCTGCCAGGAGTACCTCGGACTCACGCTCGACAAAGACGCCGCAGACGCGTCGGGCGACGCGGTGCGGCTGAACTTCGGCCAGTACCTCCACCGCCCCGCCGGCGAGATCCCCCGCCAGTACCTGGAGTACTTGGCCCGCGACACGCTCGCCACGCTTGCCGTCCATCAGGAGCTTCGCCGCCGCACCGACACCTTGCTCAACAGCGCCGCGGACCAATGGGGCTACGTCGATGCGCAGTGGCTCGCGGACGCTCAGCAGCGTTACGGCCCGCTGACGCACCACCTCCAGCTCAAGGCGTCGATCGTGCTGCGTGAGATCACGGCCAATGGGCTGCACATCGACGCGGTGGGGCGCCGCAACCTGAAGGACGCCCTCGGGTCCCGCCAGGCAGAGCTGCGGGAGAGGCTACGGAAGCAGGGTTACCTCGCGGGCGAGCCCAAGTGCAACAAGGCGCTCCAGGGCATCCTCCGTGACATCCAGCGTCGCCACCCAGAGCTGTCGCTGGAGAGGACCGAGAAGAAGCAGGAGTTTCGCGCGTCGAAGGACGCGTTGGAGCAGCTCCGTGGCATCGAGCCCTTTGTGGACGACCTGCTGGGGTTCAAGCAGTGCGAAAAGCTGCTGGGATCGTTTGTAGACAAGCTCTTCCGCGAGGACGTCCACCCCAGCTTCCAGCCGCTGCTCACCACAGGGCGCACCAGCTCCTTCGGCGAGCTCAACGCGCAGAACCTGCCCCGCGACCCCCGTGTGCGTTCCTGCTTCACGCCGCACCCCGGAAACGTGTTCATCGACGCGGACTACTCGACGATCGAATTGGGGACGCTTGCCCTCGCTGTCGAGGCCCAGTTTGGTGAGACGTCCGAGATGAAGCGGCTGATCAACGCGGGGGTCGATTTGCACCGCACGATGGCTGCGACATTCTACGGCAAGCCTGCAGAACAGGTCTCCGGGGAGGAGCGGGGTAAGGCCAAAGCGATCAACTTCGGCGTCCCGGGCGGCATGGGCGCCCGTGGGCTGCGGGGCTACGCCGCTGCTTCGTTCGGAGCGTCGCTCACCGAGGAGGAAGCGGACGCGATGCGGGAGGATTGGTTTGAGCAGTTCCCGGAGATGAAAACGTTCCTTGCGCGTGAGGACCACGCCATCCGGTGTATGGCCGAGAAGCTGGGGCTTAGCTGGGGGGCTTACAACGAGGCTCTGGGGCGGCAGCCGCGGAGGCCGATCGACGGCTCGGACCCCTACCGCCCCGAGCCTACGGTGTCTCGCATGCTGCTCAAGGCGATCAAGGTACCCGAGCCGGCAAAGGGAAACGGAGAACCCTACTCGGAGCAGGCGTGCGACTACCTCTGGTCGCGACTGCAGTCTGGGATCGACCACCTCCCCGCCAAGTTTCACCAGGACGTGCGGCTGCGTCGCCCCTCTCCCCAGCTCCAGAAGGCCGTCATGCACGCGTTCGACCGCTTGGGTGTTTTCACCCTCACCGGTCGCCTGCGTGCGAATTCGAACTTCACGGCACGCCACAACACGATCTTCCAAGGCCTCGCCGCCGACGGGGCCAAGCAGGCCCTGTGGCGGCTGTGGCGGGCGGGGTACCGGATCGCGAACTTCATCCACGACGAGATCATCGTCGAAGTCCCCGAAGACTCCAACCTCGCGTGGCACGAGGCGATCGTCCGCACGCAGATGATCGACGCGATGTCAGAGGTTGTGCCCGGGGTTCGCATCGGCGTGGAGTCCGCGGTCTCGACGTGCTGGCACAAGGAGGCCAAGCCGATCCTGGACGCCCAGGGACGCCGTGTGGCCTGGAGTCCGCCCACAGAGGAGGCCGCGTAA
- a CDS encoding DUF1580 domain-containing protein, with the protein MLHVAPGEPLLPVPEAVEQATGRRPSSASCHRWRLRGIAGIPLPTLKFAGRRVCSRDAVLRWLYATNAAMGEAITVGLGSAIPSADKAPSPITGCDREPEHNHRVEAAERELDREGL; encoded by the coding sequence ATGTTGCACGTAGCCCCCGGGGAGCCTCTGCTCCCCGTCCCTGAAGCGGTCGAGCAGGCCACTGGCCGCCGACCTTCCAGCGCTAGTTGCCACAGGTGGCGCCTCCGCGGGATCGCTGGAATTCCCTTGCCCACGCTTAAATTTGCGGGACGGCGAGTGTGTTCTCGAGACGCCGTACTGCGCTGGCTATATGCCACGAACGCGGCGATGGGGGAGGCGATCACGGTCGGCCTTGGTTCGGCTATTCCTTCCGCGGACAAGGCCCCATCGCCCATCACTGGGTGCGACCGCGAACCCGAGCACAACCACCGCGTTGAGGCCGCCGAGCGCGAACTCGATCGAGAGGGGCTTTAG